A portion of the Streptococcus sp. Marseille-Q6470 genome contains these proteins:
- a CDS encoding SepM family pheromone-processing serine protease, whose protein sequence is MKKKTRWPIYLIIGLIVTFIAFTVPLPYYIEVPGTSEDIRKVLQVNNQPDQEEGSYQFVTVGVKHARMVDLVYAWLTPFTDIRSAKEMTGGSSDAEYMRINQFYMETSQNMAKYQGLKSAGKEIELKYLGVYVLTVTDNSTFKGILNIADTVTAVNDKTFESSKEMVDYVNSQTLGDKVKVTYQEDGKVKTAEGKIITLENGKNGIGIGLIDRTEVSSDVPIKFSTAGIGGPSAGMMFSLSIYTQIADPTLRNGRIIAGTGSIDRDGNVGDIGGIDKKVVAAAKKGATVFFAPNNPVTEEAKKANPNAKSNYDTAVEAAEMIKTDMKIVPVKTLQDAIDYLKNNP, encoded by the coding sequence ATGAAGAAAAAAACTAGATGGCCCATATATCTAATCATCGGGCTTATTGTCACTTTTATCGCTTTTACGGTGCCTCTGCCTTACTACATTGAGGTGCCAGGGACTTCAGAAGATATTCGAAAGGTTTTACAAGTCAATAACCAACCGGACCAAGAAGAGGGTTCTTATCAATTTGTAACGGTTGGAGTTAAACACGCTAGAATGGTGGACTTGGTTTATGCTTGGTTAACACCTTTTACAGATATTCGTAGTGCCAAAGAGATGACAGGGGGTTCTTCGGATGCAGAATATATGCGAATCAACCAGTTTTACATGGAAACTTCGCAAAACATGGCCAAATATCAGGGTCTGAAGTCGGCGGGTAAAGAGATAGAACTCAAATACCTGGGAGTCTATGTTTTGACCGTAACAGACAACTCAACCTTCAAGGGAATTCTCAATATTGCTGACACTGTAACAGCTGTGAATGATAAGACTTTTGAAAGTTCCAAGGAGATGGTCGACTACGTCAACTCTCAAACGCTAGGTGACAAGGTTAAGGTTACTTACCAAGAGGACGGGAAAGTCAAAACTGCTGAAGGAAAAATCATTACTCTGGAAAATGGGAAAAATGGGATTGGAATCGGTTTGATTGACCGCACAGAAGTGTCAAGTGATGTGCCAATCAAGTTTTCAACGGCTGGTATTGGTGGTCCAAGTGCAGGAATGATGTTTAGTTTATCCATCTATACTCAAATTGCAGACCCAACTCTTCGAAACGGACGCATTATTGCTGGTACAGGAAGTATCGATAGAGATGGGAATGTTGGCGATATTGGTGGGATTGACAAAAAAGTTGTTGCTGCAGCAAAAAAGGGAGCGACTGTATTCTTTGCTCCTAACAATCCAGTAACGGAAGAAGCTAAAAAGGCCAATCCCAATGCTAAAAGTAATTATGACACGGCTGTAGAAGCTGCTGAAATGATTAAAACGGACATGAAGATTGTTCCAGTTAAAACGCTTCAAGATGCAATTGACTACTTGAAAAACAACCCCTAA
- the coaD gene encoding pantetheine-phosphate adenylyltransferase, which yields MSDKIGLFTGSFDPMTNGHLDLIERASKLFDQLYVGIFYNPHKNGFLPIESRLKTVEKAVAHLKNVQVISSHDELVVDVARKLGVEVLVRGLRNATDLQYEASFDFYNHQLAGEIETVYLHARPEHIYISSSAVRELLKFGQDISEYVPNAVLEELNNEEKN from the coding sequence ATGTCAGATAAAATTGGCCTATTTACAGGTTCTTTTGATCCAATGACCAATGGTCATTTGGATCTCATCGAGCGTGCAAGTAAGCTCTTTGATCAATTGTATGTGGGAATTTTTTATAATCCACACAAAAATGGATTTTTACCGATAGAAAGTCGGCTAAAGACTGTTGAAAAAGCAGTGGCACATCTAAAAAATGTTCAGGTCATATCCTCTCATGATGAATTAGTCGTTGATGTTGCTAGAAAACTAGGTGTAGAGGTTTTGGTGCGTGGCTTGCGTAATGCGACTGATCTTCAGTACGAAGCCAGTTTTGATTTTTATAACCATCAATTAGCAGGAGAAATTGAGACAGTCTATCTCCATGCTCGACCAGAGCATATTTACATCAGCTCTTCAGCTGTGAGAGAACTATTGAAATTTGGTCAAGATATCAGCGAGTATGTACCAAATGCTGTCTTGGAGGAGTTAAACAATGAAGAAAAAAACTAG
- the rsmD gene encoding 16S rRNA (guanine(966)-N(2))-methyltransferase RsmD — MKIVSGIYGGRPLKTLDGKTTRPTSDKVRGAIFNMIGPYFEGGRVLDLYAGSGGLSIEAVSRGMSSAVLVEKDRRAQEIVAENIRMTKETSKFQLLKMESSRALEQVDGVFDLIFLDPPYAKEQIVSDIEKMAERDLFSDDVMVVCETDKSVELPEEIACLGIWKEKIYGISKVTVYVR, encoded by the coding sequence ATGAAAATCGTATCAGGAATCTACGGAGGCCGTCCTTTAAAGACCTTGGACGGGAAAACGACGAGACCGACATCGGACAAAGTCCGAGGAGCTATCTTCAATATGATTGGTCCCTACTTTGAAGGAGGGCGTGTGCTAGACCTCTATGCTGGTAGTGGTGGCTTATCCATTGAAGCAGTTTCAAGAGGAATGTCGAGCGCTGTTCTAGTCGAGAAGGATCGCCGAGCCCAGGAGATTGTGGCAGAAAATATCAGGATGACCAAGGAGACATCTAAGTTTCAATTATTGAAAATGGAATCCAGTCGTGCATTGGAGCAAGTGGATGGTGTCTTTGATCTCATCTTTTTGGACCCTCCCTATGCAAAGGAACAGATCGTATCTGACATTGAAAAAATGGCTGAGCGTGATCTTTTTTCAGATGATGTCATGGTGGTTTGCGAGACCGATAAATCAGTAGAACTTCCAGAAGAAATCGCCTGTTTAGGCATCTGGAAGGAAAAAATATATGGGATTAGTAAGGTGACGGTTTATGTCAGATAA
- the asnA gene encoding aspartate--ammonia ligase — MKKSFIHQQEEISFVKNTFTQYLKDKLEVVEVQGPILSKVGDGMQDNLSGIEHPVSVKVLQIPDETYEVVHSLAKWKRHTLARFGFGEGEGLFVHMKALRPDEDSLDATHSVYVDQWDWEKVIPNGQRNLAYLKETVEKIYKAIRLTELAVEARYDIESILPKQITFIHTEELVERYPDLTPKERENAICKEFGAVFLIGIGGVLSDGKPHDGRAPDYDDWTTESENGYHGLNGDILVWNDNLGAAFELSSMGIRVDEDTLRRQVAITGDEDRLSLEWHRALLNGLFPLTIGGGIGQSRMAMFLLRKKHIGEVQTSVWPQEVRDTYENIL; from the coding sequence ATGAAGAAAAGTTTTATCCATCAGCAAGAAGAGATTTCCTTTGTAAAAAATACCTTTACCCAATATTTGAAAGATAAGTTAGAAGTCGTAGAAGTACAGGGACCAATCTTGAGCAAGGTTGGGGACGGGATGCAGGATAACCTTTCAGGTATTGAACACCCAGTATCTGTTAAAGTTCTGCAAATTCCAGATGAAACCTATGAGGTGGTGCATTCCCTTGCTAAGTGGAAACGCCATACCTTAGCACGTTTTGGTTTTGGTGAAGGAGAAGGTCTCTTTGTTCATATGAAGGCTCTTCGTCCGGATGAAGATTCACTAGATGCGACTCACTCAGTTTATGTCGACCAGTGGGACTGGGAAAAAGTCATTCCAAATGGGCAACGCAATCTAGCCTATCTCAAGGAAACAGTTGAAAAGATTTACAAGGCTATTCGTTTAACAGAGTTGGCAGTCGAAGCCCGTTATGATATTGAGTCAATCTTGCCGAAGCAAATTACCTTTATCCATACTGAAGAATTGGTAGAACGCTACCCAGACTTAACTCCAAAAGAACGTGAAAATGCTATCTGTAAGGAATTCGGTGCAGTTTTCTTGATTGGTATCGGTGGCGTATTGTCAGATGGAAAACCCCATGACGGACGCGCACCAGACTATGATGACTGGACAACTGAGTCTGAAAATGGTTATCATGGCTTGAATGGAGACATCCTTGTTTGGAATGATAACTTAGGTGCGGCCTTTGAGTTGTCTTCTATGGGAATTCGTGTTGATGAAGACACCCTTCGTCGTCAGGTTGCGATTACAGGAGATGAAGACCGTTTATCCCTAGAATGGCATAGGGCTCTCTTGAACGGACTCTTCCCATTGACAATTGGTGGAGGGATTGGACAGTCACGTATGGCGATGTTCTTGCTTCGTAAGAAGCACATCGGTGAAGTCCAAACTAGTGTTTGGCCACAAGAAGTCAGAGATACTTACGAAAATATTCTTTAA
- a CDS encoding Bax inhibitor-1/YccA family protein, translating into MNQTIIQERSGLNQFYAKVYAFVGIGIALSAIVSALMLTTFQDLLVQLMLNARVWLIVTGIVEVALVIFASGLAAKNSPATLPIFLLYSAVNGFSLSFIVSLYLPGTVLTAFISSAALFFVMAIVGVVIKKDLSGIGRALIAALFGLILAMVINIFLNSDLMDYIISIIMVLVFSGLIAWDNQKIRYVYEESDGQVATGWAISLALSLYLDFINLFLSFLRIFGRND; encoded by the coding sequence ATGAATCAAACAATTATTCAAGAACGTTCTGGTCTGAATCAATTTTATGCAAAAGTCTATGCTTTTGTCGGGATTGGGATTGCCTTATCTGCAATTGTTTCAGCCTTGATGTTAACAACCTTTCAAGATCTTCTTGTTCAGTTAATGCTTAACGCTCGCGTATGGCTAATCGTAACAGGAATTGTTGAAGTTGCTCTAGTGATTTTTGCAAGTGGTTTAGCAGCAAAGAATAGTCCAGCAACTCTTCCGATATTCCTGCTATATTCAGCGGTCAATGGTTTCTCACTAAGCTTCATTGTGTCACTTTATCTTCCAGGGACAGTTCTGACAGCCTTTATCTCCAGTGCGGCCCTCTTCTTTGTGATGGCTATCGTAGGAGTAGTCATTAAAAAGGATTTGAGTGGAATCGGTCGTGCTTTGATTGCAGCCTTATTTGGTTTGATACTAGCCATGGTTATCAATATCTTCTTAAATAGTGACCTTATGGATTATATCATTAGTATCATTATGGTTCTTGTCTTTTCAGGATTGATTGCTTGGGATAATCAAAAAATTCGTTATGTTTACGAAGAGTCAGATGGCCAGGTAGCTACTGGTTGGGCAATTTCTTTAGCACTTAGCCTCTACCTCGACTTTATCAACCTCTTCCTTAGCTTCTTACGAATTTTTGGAAGAAACGATTAA
- a CDS encoding RNA methyltransferase, whose product MTIITSKANSVVKNAKKLHQKKYRKSSYLIEGWHLFEEAVQAGAKIERIFALAEYDEKLIDYPQTVFVTEEILFDLADSQTPQGIVAIVQKEEEQLPDLSQGKYLFLEDVQDPGNVGTMIRTADAAGFSGVIVSSKSADIYSLKTLRSMQGSHFHLPIYRMPVETFVEEAKKSNLPILATTLSQNSKDYRELTRLENFALVMGNEGQGISPFMTNQADQLVHITMKGQAESLNVAIAAGILMFYLS is encoded by the coding sequence ATGACTATTATAACCTCAAAAGCCAATTCTGTGGTAAAAAATGCCAAGAAATTGCATCAAAAAAAATATCGAAAGTCTTCTTATTTAATTGAAGGATGGCATTTGTTTGAAGAGGCTGTTCAAGCAGGTGCAAAGATTGAGAGGATTTTTGCCCTTGCAGAGTATGATGAAAAACTAATTGACTATCCTCAGACTGTCTTTGTGACCGAAGAGATTTTGTTTGATTTAGCAGATTCTCAAACGCCTCAAGGCATTGTTGCTATTGTTCAAAAGGAAGAAGAGCAGTTGCCGGATTTGAGCCAAGGAAAGTATCTCTTCTTAGAAGACGTGCAGGATCCTGGAAATGTTGGCACAATGATCCGAACGGCAGATGCAGCTGGATTTTCAGGAGTCATTGTCTCAAGCAAGTCAGCAGATATTTATAGCTTGAAGACTCTCCGATCCATGCAGGGCAGTCATTTTCATTTGCCGATTTATCGGATGCCTGTTGAAACATTTGTAGAAGAGGCTAAAAAGAGCAATTTACCAATTCTAGCAACCACCTTATCACAAAACTCTAAAGACTATCGTGAGCTTACTCGGCTAGAGAATTTTGCCCTAGTTATGGGAAATGAAGGTCAAGGCATTAGCCCATTCATGACAAATCAGGCAGACCAACTGGTTCATATTACCATGAAAGGGCAAGCGGAAAGTCTCAACGTTGCCATTGCTGCAGGCATACTCATGTTTTATTTGAGTTAA
- a CDS encoding acylphosphatase produces MQKVKMIAQGRVQGVGFRWGVYTLALELGGITGRVWNNDDGTVEILAQAESSAIMAKFIQEIRKGPTPFSKVTYLDVQLSNFPSYSDFKVAN; encoded by the coding sequence ATGCAAAAGGTCAAAATGATTGCCCAAGGTCGTGTCCAAGGAGTTGGCTTCCGCTGGGGTGTCTATACCCTCGCCCTCGAACTAGGTGGAATCACTGGTCGAGTGTGGAACAACGATGATGGAACTGTTGAAATTCTTGCCCAAGCAGAGTCGTCAGCCATCATGGCTAAGTTTATCCAAGAAATCCGAAAAGGTCCAACTCCCTTCTCAAAAGTAACCTATCTTGATGTCCAATTAAGCAACTTCCCATCCTATTCAGACTTCAAAGTCGCAAATTAG
- the yidC gene encoding membrane protein insertase YidC: protein MKSIKRIALSIMGVAMLLVLTGCVQVDKATGQPTGFIWNTIGAPMAEAIKYFATDKGLGFGVAIIIVTIIVRLIILPLGIYQSWKATLHSEKMNALKHVLEPHQTRLKEATTQEEKLEAQQALFAAQKEHGISMFGGVGCFPILIQMPFFSAIYFAAQHTEGVSEASFLGIALGSPSWILIACAGVLYYIQSLLSLHGVEDETQREQLKKMIYMSPMMIVMFSIFSPASVTLYWVVGGFMMILQQFIVNYIIRPKLRKKVREEFAKNPPKANKTSAARKDVTPEPTAVISTSAKKKNKKRNSGKQHSR from the coding sequence GTGAAATCAATTAAACGAATCGCCCTCTCTATCATGGGAGTGGCTATGCTATTGGTCTTAACAGGCTGTGTCCAGGTTGATAAAGCAACCGGACAACCAACAGGATTTATTTGGAATACTATAGGGGCACCTATGGCTGAAGCTATCAAGTACTTTGCTACTGATAAAGGGCTAGGCTTCGGGGTCGCTATTATTATCGTAACCATTATCGTCCGCTTAATTATTTTACCACTTGGTATCTACCAATCATGGAAGGCAACTCTTCACTCTGAAAAGATGAACGCCCTCAAGCATGTTCTTGAGCCACATCAAACTCGTCTGAAAGAAGCAACTACTCAGGAAGAAAAACTAGAAGCTCAACAAGCTCTCTTTGCTGCTCAAAAAGAGCATGGTATTAGTATGTTTGGTGGTGTAGGATGTTTCCCTATCCTCATTCAAATGCCTTTCTTCTCTGCTATCTACTTTGCTGCTCAACATACAGAAGGTGTTTCTGAAGCTAGCTTCTTAGGAATTGCATTGGGATCTCCAAGTTGGATTCTCATTGCCTGCGCAGGTGTTCTCTACTACATCCAATCACTCCTTTCTCTACACGGAGTTGAGGACGAGACTCAAAGAGAACAACTCAAGAAGATGATTTACATGAGTCCAATGATGATCGTCATGTTCTCTATCTTCTCACCAGCCAGCGTTACACTTTACTGGGTTGTCGGTGGTTTCATGATGATCCTTCAACAATTCATCGTCAACTACATCATCCGTCCAAAACTTCGTAAAAAAGTACGCGAAGAATTTGCAAAGAACCCACCAAAAGCAAACAAAACTTCAGCTGCTCGTAAAGATGTAACTCCTGAACCAACAGCAGTTATCTCAACTTCTGCTAAGAAGAAAAATAAAAAACGCAATTCTGGAAAACAACATTCTAGATAA
- the pflA gene encoding pyruvate formate-lyase-activating protein — protein sequence MSEETIDYGKVTGMVHSTESFGAVDGPGIRFIVFLQGCQMRCQYCHNPDTWAMETNKSRVRTVDDVLEEALRFRGFWGDKGGITVSGGEALLQIDFLIALFTKAKEKGIHCTLDTCALPFRNKPRYLEKFNKLMAVTDLVLLDIKEINEAQHKIVTSQTNKNILACAQYLSDIGKPVWIRHVLVPGLTDRDEDLIELGKFVKTLKNVDKFEILPYHTMGEFKWRELGIPYSLEGVKPPTADRVKNAKELMDTESYQDYMKRVHG from the coding sequence ATGTCAGAAGAAACAATAGACTACGGAAAAGTGACAGGAATGGTACATTCGACAGAGAGTTTTGGGGCGGTAGATGGTCCCGGGATTCGTTTCATTGTCTTTTTGCAGGGCTGTCAGATGCGTTGCCAGTATTGTCATAACCCGGACACATGGGCGATGGAAACCAATAAATCTCGTGTACGAACAGTAGACGATGTTCTAGAAGAAGCGCTTCGTTTTCGTGGTTTCTGGGGAGATAAGGGTGGAATTACGGTCAGTGGAGGGGAAGCTCTCTTACAGATTGATTTCCTAATTGCTCTCTTTACAAAAGCAAAAGAAAAAGGAATCCACTGTACCTTGGATACTTGTGCCCTTCCATTTCGTAATAAACCACGTTATCTAGAGAAATTCAACAAACTAATGGCCGTGACAGACTTGGTTCTTCTTGATATCAAGGAAATCAACGAAGCACAGCACAAGATTGTAACCAGTCAGACCAACAAAAACATCTTGGCATGTGCGCAGTACTTGTCAGATATTGGGAAACCTGTTTGGATTCGTCATGTTCTCGTACCAGGATTGACAGACCGTGATGAAGATTTGATTGAACTCGGTAAGTTCGTAAAAACTCTTAAAAACGTTGATAAGTTTGAAATCTTGCCTTACCACACTATGGGAGAATTCAAATGGCGTGAACTTGGCATTCCGTATTCGCTTGAAGGCGTTAAACCTCCAACAGCAGATCGTGTCAAGAACGCTAAGGAATTGATGGATACAGAAAGCTATCAAGATTACATGAAACGTGTACATGGATAA
- a CDS encoding diaminopimelate decarboxylase, with product MKTPFIKREALEKIVEEFPTPFHLYDEKGIREKARAVNKAFSWNKGFKEYFAVKATPTPAILKILQEEGCGVDCSSYVELLMSHKLGFSGSDMMFSSNNTPDQEYTYARELGATINLDAFEDIEHLERAAGIPEIISCRYNPGGVFELGTDIMDNPGEAKFGMTKEQLFEAFAILKEKGAKTFGIHSFLASNTVTHLYYPELARQLFELAVEIKGKLGISLDFINLSGGIGVNYRPDQEPNDIALIGEGVRQVYEEVLTPAGLGQVKIFTELGRFMLAPHGVLVTRVTHKKKTYRTYLGVDASAVNLMRPAMYGAYHHITNMMNPDGQTEVVDVVGSLCENNDKFAVNRELPQTEIGDLLVIHDTGAHGFSMGYQYNAKLRSAEILYTEDGDARQIRRAERPEDYFATLYGFDFDKD from the coding sequence ATGAAAACACCATTTATTAAACGTGAAGCCTTAGAAAAGATCGTTGAAGAGTTTCCAACACCTTTCCATCTCTATGACGAAAAAGGCATCCGTGAGAAAGCACGCGCAGTAAACAAAGCCTTTTCTTGGAATAAGGGTTTTAAAGAATACTTCGCAGTAAAAGCAACTCCAACTCCAGCTATCTTGAAAATTTTGCAAGAAGAAGGATGTGGAGTGGACTGTTCTAGTTATGTAGAGCTCTTGATGAGTCACAAATTAGGATTTTCTGGTTCCGATATGATGTTCTCGTCCAACAATACCCCAGACCAAGAGTACACCTATGCCAGGGAATTGGGGGCTACAATAAATTTAGATGCATTTGAAGATATTGAGCATTTAGAACGTGCAGCAGGCATCCCTGAGATTATCTCATGCCGTTACAATCCCGGTGGAGTATTTGAACTCGGAACAGACATTATGGATAATCCTGGTGAAGCTAAGTTCGGGATGACTAAGGAACAGCTTTTTGAAGCCTTTGCCATCTTGAAAGAAAAAGGAGCTAAAACCTTTGGGATTCATTCCTTCCTAGCTTCCAATACAGTAACTCACCTCTACTATCCAGAATTAGCACGTCAGCTCTTTGAGTTAGCTGTAGAAATCAAGGGGAAATTGGGTATTTCACTAGATTTTATCAATCTTTCTGGAGGTATCGGGGTCAACTATCGCCCAGACCAGGAGCCAAATGATATTGCTTTGATTGGTGAAGGAGTTCGTCAGGTTTATGAAGAAGTCCTCACACCAGCAGGTCTTGGGCAAGTTAAGATATTTACAGAACTTGGGCGCTTTATGTTGGCACCTCATGGAGTTCTGGTTACAAGAGTAACCCATAAAAAGAAAACATACCGAACTTATCTCGGAGTAGATGCGTCAGCTGTTAACCTGATGAGACCGGCTATGTATGGAGCCTATCACCACATCACCAATATGATGAATCCTGATGGTCAGACTGAAGTGGTTGATGTTGTTGGTTCTCTTTGTGAAAACAACGACAAGTTTGCAGTAAATCGTGAGCTACCTCAAACAGAAATTGGTGATTTGTTAGTGATTCATGATACAGGTGCCCATGGATTCTCTATGGGTTACCAGTACAATGCCAAACTTCGTTCAGCAGAGATTCTCTATACAGAGGATGGAGATGCTCGACAAATCCGTAGAGCAGAGCGACCTGAGGACTATTTTGCGACTCTCTATGGCTTTGACTTTGACAAGGACTAG
- the purR gene encoding pur operon repressor — protein sequence MKLRRSDRMVVISNYLINNPYKLTSLNTFAEKYESAKSSISEDIVIIKRAFEEIEIGHIQTVTGAGGGVIFTPSISTLESKTIIEELRSKLSESDRILPGGYIYLSDLLSTPAILKNIGRIIAKSFMDQKIDAVMTVATKGVPLANAVANVLNVPFVIVRRDLKITEGSTVSVNYVSGSSDRIEKMFLSKRSLKAGSRVLIVDDFLKGGGTINGMISLLTEFDSELAGVAVFADNAQEDREQQFDYKSLLKVTDIDVKNQQIAVEVGNIFDAEK from the coding sequence ATGAAATTAAGAAGAAGTGATCGGATGGTTGTTATTTCCAATTACTTGATTAACAATCCATACAAATTAACCAGTCTCAATACCTTTGCGGAAAAGTATGAATCTGCTAAATCTTCTATTTCAGAAGATATTGTCATTATTAAACGTGCCTTCGAAGAGATTGAAATCGGCCATATTCAAACAGTGACAGGTGCTGGTGGCGGTGTTATTTTCACACCATCTATCTCTACCCTTGAGTCTAAAACAATCATTGAAGAGCTTCGCAGCAAACTTTCAGAGAGCGACCGCATTCTTCCAGGTGGGTACATTTATTTGTCTGACCTATTGAGTACGCCAGCTATTTTGAAAAATATCGGCCGCATTATTGCCAAGAGCTTTATGGATCAAAAGATTGATGCTGTGATGACTGTTGCAACCAAAGGGGTTCCGCTTGCAAATGCAGTAGCAAATGTTCTCAATGTACCTTTTGTCATTGTTCGTCGTGACTTGAAAATCACTGAGGGTTCAACTGTTAGTGTTAACTATGTTTCAGGTTCTAGTGACCGTATTGAAAAAATGTTCCTTTCAAAACGGAGTCTTAAAGCAGGAAGTCGTGTCTTGATCGTTGATGATTTCTTAAAAGGAGGAGGAACTATTAATGGTATGATTAGCCTTTTAACAGAGTTTGATTCTGAGTTGGCTGGTGTAGCTGTCTTTGCCGACAATGCGCAGGAAGATCGTGAGCAGCAGTTCGACTACAAATCACTCTTGAAGGTTACGGACATTGATGTGAAGAATCAACAAATTGCTGTTGAAGTTGGAAATATCTTTGACGCAGAAAAATAA
- a CDS encoding 3'-5' exoribonuclease YhaM family protein, with translation MKISHMKKDELFEGFYLIKSADLRQTRAGKNYLAFTFQDDSGEIEGKLWDAQPHNVEAFTAGKVVHMQGRREVYNNTPQVNQITLRLPQPGEPNDPADFKVKSPVDVKEIREYMAQMIFKIENPIWQRIVRSLYTKYDKEFYSYPAAKTNHHAFETGLAYHTATMVRLAEAIADVYPQLNKSLLYAGIMLHDLAKVIELTGPDQTEYTVRGNLIGHIALIDSEITKATMELGIDDTREEVVLLRHVILSHHGLLEYGSPVRPRVMEAEIIHMIDNLDASMMMMSTALALIDEGEMTNKVFAMDNRSFYKPKLD, from the coding sequence ATGAAGATTAGTCACATGAAAAAAGATGAGCTTTTTGAAGGCTTTTACCTGATCAAGTCAGCTGACCTAAGACAGACACGTGCTGGGAAAAACTACCTAGCCTTTACCTTCCAAGATGATAGTGGGGAAATCGAAGGGAAACTCTGGGATGCCCAACCTCACAACGTTGAGGCCTTTACTGCAGGGAAGGTTGTCCACATGCAGGGACGTCGGGAAGTTTATAACAATACTCCACAGGTCAATCAAATCACCCTTCGCTTACCTCAGCCAGGTGAACCCAATGACCCAGCAGACTTCAAGGTCAAATCACCAGTGGATGTTAAGGAAATTCGCGAGTATATGGCACAGATGATTTTCAAGATTGAAAATCCCATCTGGCAACGTATCGTTCGGAGTCTTTACACCAAATATGATAAAGAATTTTATTCCTATCCAGCAGCAAAAACAAATCACCATGCCTTTGAGACAGGACTTGCTTATCATACTGCCACTATGGTTCGTTTAGCTGAAGCTATCGCAGATGTATATCCACAGCTGAATAAGAGCTTGCTCTACGCCGGAATTATGTTGCATGACCTAGCCAAGGTTATTGAGTTAACAGGTCCCGATCAGACAGAGTACACAGTAAGAGGCAATCTTATCGGCCATATCGCTTTGATTGATAGCGAAATTACCAAAGCGACAATGGAACTTGGTATTGATGATACTCGAGAAGAAGTCGTTCTTCTACGTCATGTTATCCTCAGTCACCATGGATTACTCGAGTATGGTAGTCCTGTTCGTCCTCGTGTGATGGAAGCTGAAATTATTCATATGATTGATAATTTGGATGCCAGCATGATGATGATGTCGACAGCTCTGGCTCTTATTGATGAGGGTGAAATGACCAATAAAGTCTTTGCTATGGACAATCGTTCCTTCTACAAGCCGAAATTAGACTAG